The following are from one region of the Methanoculleus caldifontis genome:
- a CDS encoding M48 family metallopeptidase: MGERSEERSPDGTTVVRKAVRSARLQVRPDGTVRVVAPPAFDVTGFLTRHEAWIAKRREELDTLAAEGRGREDRLLLYGRFYSLAPGPRFAVDEAGGAVAYPSFPALRGRLARMLKEEAGERLAALPDLAGEGPGRIAVKLQKTRWGSCSSLGNINLNLRVIALPRTLREYVIVHEAAHLREQNHSGRFWHLVAGHYPGYRAAEAELRRYRVILERNRVWGALRDTG; the protein is encoded by the coding sequence ATGGGAGAGAGGAGCGAGGAGAGGAGCCCGGACGGGACGACCGTTGTCCGGAAGGCGGTGCGGTCCGCCCGGCTCCAGGTGAGGCCGGACGGGACGGTGCGGGTGGTCGCTCCCCCCGCGTTCGACGTCACGGGGTTTCTCACGCGCCACGAGGCCTGGATCGCGAAACGGCGGGAGGAACTGGATACCCTCGCCGCCGAAGGGCGCGGCAGGGAAGACCGGCTCCTCCTCTACGGGCGGTTCTACAGCCTCGCCCCCGGCCCGCGGTTCGCGGTCGACGAGGCCGGCGGCGCCGTCGCCTATCCGTCGTTCCCCGCCCTCCGGGGGAGGCTTGCCCGGATGCTGAAGGAAGAGGCCGGCGAACGCCTCGCTGCCCTCCCCGATCTCGCCGGAGAAGGACCGGGCCGGATCGCGGTGAAACTCCAGAAGACCCGGTGGGGGAGCTGCTCGTCGCTGGGGAACATCAACCTCAACCTGCGCGTGATAGCCCTCCCCCGGACGCTCCGGGAGTACGTCATCGTCCACGAGGCTGCCCACCTCCGCGAGCAGAACCACTCCGGCAGGTTCTGGCATCTCGTAGCCGGCCACTATCCCGGGTACCGGGCTGCCGAGGCCGAACTGCGGCGCTACCGGGTCATCCTCGAGCGGAACCGGGTCTGGGGAGCGTTGCGGGATACCGGCTGA
- a CDS encoding PAS domain-containing protein, with the protein MDLHTAEESGAGEPPVQQGGVQDCRREYDPVTSRVPAGISDVAALLLQQVVETSLSGTCIVDREGRIAVANDALLALWRYDRDTAVGMPVDLLWSSRREGADCIGSALTAGRWSGTIDARRSDSSRFDVRVSIGAAPCPGTDGVWLVLSCADADGEERPMGAPGRQSGLAGAVAAMPSRFTDPAQIDPAIDASLESLGRACGASRSSLSLFNESRTLLGTTHEWCVPGVKPHRGDFQKLLADDLPWWAVQVLQGETVLVDGTSGDVRLRREERDFLKRQEAGTVLMIPLRLNGAVVGYVGFERGVGSGRFGGEDVALLSAAVQIVAGALDRKQSEYIFRESEGLYQIVLDAITDAVIVVDTHLALLLANDAFIAWCEELGLATDVVGRDLFSVLPFLPPAARQQYERVIRTGRPLTSDRPIRLSERTVILRETLIPIFENGEVARVINISRDITAQREVEELKSRAYGQIERNMEQFALLADHIRNPLQAIVGRAELIDDAEAREKIRQQVQRINGIIDQLDGRWAESRKLSMFWRRYS; encoded by the coding sequence CCGCTCTGCTGCTGCAGCAGGTGGTCGAGACCTCGCTCTCCGGCACCTGCATCGTCGACCGGGAAGGGCGCATCGCCGTCGCCAACGATGCGCTGCTTGCCCTCTGGAGGTATGACCGGGATACCGCGGTGGGCATGCCCGTTGACCTGCTCTGGTCCTCCCGGAGAGAGGGAGCGGACTGCATCGGCTCGGCCCTCACTGCAGGGCGGTGGAGCGGGACGATCGACGCCCGGCGGAGCGACTCGTCGCGTTTCGACGTCCGGGTCTCGATCGGCGCCGCCCCCTGCCCCGGCACCGACGGGGTCTGGCTCGTCCTCTCCTGCGCCGACGCTGACGGGGAGGAGAGGCCGATGGGCGCACCCGGCCGCCAGAGCGGCCTTGCAGGAGCCGTCGCGGCGATGCCCTCCCGTTTTACGGACCCTGCGCAGATCGACCCGGCGATCGACGCCTCGCTTGAGAGCCTCGGCCGGGCGTGCGGGGCGAGCCGGTCCTCGCTCTCCCTCTTCAACGAGTCCCGGACGCTGCTCGGCACGACGCACGAGTGGTGCGTGCCGGGCGTAAAACCCCACCGGGGCGATTTTCAGAAGCTCCTCGCAGACGACCTCCCCTGGTGGGCCGTGCAGGTCCTCCAGGGGGAGACGGTGCTCGTGGATGGAACATCGGGGGACGTGAGGCTCCGGCGGGAGGAGCGCGACTTCCTGAAGCGGCAGGAGGCAGGCACGGTGCTGATGATCCCCCTCCGGCTGAACGGGGCGGTGGTCGGCTACGTCGGGTTCGAGCGGGGCGTCGGCAGCGGCCGGTTCGGAGGCGAGGACGTCGCGCTCCTTTCTGCCGCCGTCCAGATCGTCGCCGGGGCGCTCGACCGGAAGCAGTCCGAGTACATCTTCCGGGAGTCGGAAGGCCTCTACCAGATCGTCCTCGACGCGATCACCGATGCCGTCATCGTCGTGGACACCCATCTCGCTCTCCTCCTCGCAAACGACGCCTTCATCGCCTGGTGCGAGGAGCTCGGCCTCGCGACGGACGTCGTCGGAAGGGACCTCTTCTCCGTCCTGCCGTTCCTCCCGCCGGCGGCCCGGCAGCAGTACGAGCGGGTCATCCGCACGGGACGGCCGCTGACCTCGGACCGTCCTATCAGGCTCAGCGAGCGGACCGTGATCCTCCGCGAGACCCTGATCCCGATCTTCGAGAACGGCGAGGTCGCGAGGGTCATCAACATCAGCCGGGACATCACCGCGCAGAGAGAGGTCGAAGAGTTGAAATCCAGGGCTTACGGCCAGATCGAGCGGAACATGGAGCAGTTCGCCCTGCTTGCCGACCATATCCGCAACCCGCTCCAGGCGATCGTGGGGCGCGCGGAACTGATCGACGATGCCGAGGCGAGGGAGAAGATCCGGCAGCAGGTGCAGCGGATCAACGGGATCATCGATCAGCTCGACGGGCGGTGGGCGGAGTCGCGGAAACTCTCCATGTTCTGGCGGAGATACTCCTGA